The DNA window GGCCAGACGCGGCACCTGACCTTCTCGCTGGACGCGCGCGCCTTCGCGCAGTGGGACAGCACGGCCGGCGGTTGGGGGATCGCTGCCGGCGCCTATCGCATCGGAGTCGGCGATGCCTCGTCCGACCTGCCGCTGCGCGCCGAGGTCACGATGGGCGCGTCGCGCCCGCCGCCGGGCAGGTAGGGACCGCAGCAGACCGGATCGGCGCTGCGTCCGTTTCGCGCGCAGCCTCGCCCGGGCTGCCGGCGCGCGCCCTCCCCCGCGCCGCGCGCGCGGGCTAGAGCTCCTGGCGCGTGGGTCGGAACAGGATCTCGTTCACGTCCACCTGCTCCGGCTGGCCGATGGCGAAGGCGACCATCCGCGCGAACGTCTCCGCGGGAAGCGCCATCTCGGCGGTCATCTCCCGGACGCCCTGCCGGATGTCGGGCTCCGTGATGCTGTCCACCAGTTCCGTGGCGACCGCGCCCGGTGAGATGATCGTCGTGCGGATATTGTACGGCTTCACCTCCATGCGGAGTCCCTCGGAGAGCACCCGGACGGCCGTCTTCGTCGCCGCGTAGACGACGCCCCCCGGCCGCACCTTGTGACCCGCCACGGAGGAGACGTTGATGATGTGGCCGGATTTCTGCCGCTGCATGTGGGGCAGCGCCGCGGCGATGCCGTACAGGACGCCCTTGAGGCCCACGTCGATCGTCCGGTTCCAGTCGTCGATCTTGAGGCGCTCGAGCGGCGAGTGCGGCATCAGGCCCGCGTTGTTGAGCATCACGTCGATCCGCCCGAAGGTCCGCACGGCCGTGTCCACGAGCCGCTTCACCTGCTCGTAGTCGGTGACGTCGGTGGCCAGGGCGAGCGCCTTGCCGCCCTGGGCCGTCAGCTCCTTGGCCAGCGCCTGGAGACGATCGGCGCGCCGCGCCCCCAGCACGACGCTGGCGCCCTGAGCGCAGAGATGCCGGGCGGCCGCCTCGCCGAGCCCGCTGCTCGCGCCCGTGATGACGACGACTTTGCCTTCGATGCCGGTGCTCATGATCCCCGCTCCCGCCTGACCGACGGCGGCTCAGAGTCCGGTTCTCTTCTCCAGGTGCTCGGGGCATCGCGCGCCTTCGATCGTGATCGCCGCCGCCGCGCCGGTGATCTCCCGCAGATCGTCGGCCGTCAGTTCGACGGCCGTCGCGCCGATGTTCTCCTCCAGGCGCCCCGGTTTCGTGGTGCCCGGGATCGGCGTGATCCACGGCTTCTGGGCCAGCAGCCAGGCGAGCGCCAGCTGCGCGGGCGTCGCCTCCTTCCGCGC is part of the Gemmatimonadales bacterium genome and encodes:
- a CDS encoding aldo/keto reductase; this translates as MPRFTAEARKANQALVDLLHRLAARKEATPAQLALAWLLAQKPWITPIPGTTKPGRLEENIGATAVELTADDLREITGAAAAITIEGARCPEHLEKRTGL
- a CDS encoding SDR family oxidoreductase — encoded protein: MSTGIEGKVVVITGASSGLGEAAARHLCAQGASVVLGARRADRLQALAKELTAQGGKALALATDVTDYEQVKRLVDTAVRTFGRIDVMLNNAGLMPHSPLERLKIDDWNRTIDVGLKGVLYGIAAALPHMQRQKSGHIINVSSVAGHKVRPGGVVYAATKTAVRVLSEGLRMEVKPYNIRTTIISPGAVATELVDSITEPDIRQGVREMTAEMALPAETFARMVAFAIGQPEQVDVNEILFRPTRQEL